The genomic stretch CGATATTTCTGTGCCAGCGGAGTACCAATATTACCTTGTGGCACCTGAGGCTAAATTTCGTACCGACAAAGTCCGGGCCTTTGTTTCCTGGATCAGTAGGGCAGTGCGTTCAGGATGAATTCCTATGCAGAAATATTGCGGTCGCGATAAGGAGAAAACGATTATTTTGCTTTGTAAGGCCGCAGAAAATGCTAAGTTCTTGTTATGCCCACGACCTTCCAATAAAGGATAGTAGAGATGATGCGAACTGAGTTTCTTCAGGAATTGATCAAGCAGCTCTCGCCAAAACTGGATTCGACAACTTATGTCTACTGCACAGTACCCAAGGCCAGGTATGGCGAACTGGAACACCTTAACCCGATTGTCAGCATTGCCGAACTGGAAGGCCTGACGCTGGTAATTCCTCTTGAGCAGGCCAAAGCCGAGGGCCTGGACTACTACAGAATCTTCCGGCGCATTACTCTGGAAGGGCATTCAAGCCTGGAGGCCCTGGGGCTCACATCGGTGGTAACAAGCCTGTTGGCAGAGAGAGGCATCACCACCAATGTGATAGCCGGGTTCTACCATGACCACATGTTCGTGCCCAGTGACCGCACTGAGGAGGCCATGAAGGCGCTGAAGGAGCTGGCTAATAACCCGAACGGCTAATCGGACATCCGGCTGTCCTTGTAACAGCCGGTTTCTCTACAGCCTGGAAATGGGTTATCAACCCGTCAATCAATTGTCGGTCGGTTTTGTCGGCACTTGAGTCCGAACGGCTGCGAATCGCAGGGCAACGGCCAGGGTGAAAAATGCCGCCAAGCCGCCGAAGAGAGTAATTACAGGAACAATGTTCATAGGATTAAAACCTCCAGTAGGACTAATTGCGGCCTGTCGTCTGTTGTCAGCATTCCGGGCCTGAAAATCAGCGATGTCTGACCCCGATATTTGCACGACAGGTTATGTGCAAGCTCACTATTAGTCTACGAGGAAGAGGCTGTGATGGGCGTAGGCAGAAACCATTATTACGGGTATGCAAATACACTTAGACGAGCGCCAAACCGCGGAAAGATCCGTTTCTTGCCAGCCGCTCGTCCAAGTTGCACAAGCAATCGAATATAGATTATCTATGTTGCTATGTCTCAGATAACGTCATTGTATGTCTATAAAGTTGCCGGTCAGGCAAGCCCGGGCGTAGAAACGCGCGACTTGATACGGGAACTTGGCCTTCCGGTAGACGGCCCCATCGATCCAACGCAGATGGTGTCTTCAGCGGCGTATTACGGCTTTTTTGCCGAACTGGTTGATCGCGATCCCGATGGCGTTGTCCTGCCATTGAGGATCGGCGCTGCCATGCGAAGCGACGAGTACGGTGCTTTTGGTCTGGCGTGGAAATCCGCACCAACTTTGCGAGGCTCTTTCACCAGGGCAGAGCGTTACGGGCATGTACTGGGTAGCGCGGAAACCTACTCACTCGAAAAGACGGAAGAGGGCTTTCTCTTCAACCTTGAAAAAGCAGGCGATGGTTCTCGGGGCATGCTGCTCTCCAATGAGGCCAGCATGTCGGCGGTAACGACCATCAGCGAAGAAGTAAGCGCCTCACGCTTCGTACCGATGGCCATCTATTTCAAGCATGCGCCGCTAGGCAATACCAGCGTGTATGAGTCCCATTTTGGCTGTCCCGTTCATTTCGAGTCGGGTCGCGATGCGATGCTTGTGAGTAACGAAAGCATCGATACACCCAACAAGCTGGGCGACGAATCCATCGCCCGTTTTTTTGACCAGCATCTTGAGCTGCAACTGAATTCGCTCAAAGGCGATACTGAACTGCAGCAACAAGTCAGGCGTGCTGTCGCCAACGTGCTGAGTGAGGGTGTACCGAAGCTGTCACGAATCGCCTCCGAGTTGAAGATGGGCGCCCGGACATTGCAAAGAAGATTGTCTGAGCAGGGCTATTCATTTCAAACCATTGTCGACATGGCGCAGAAAGATCTCGCACAGCGACTTCTGCGCGAGACAGACTACAGTCTTGCCGAAGTTGCCTTCCTGACGGGGTTTGCGGAACAAAGTGGGTTCACTCGGGCCTTCAAGCGTTGGGCGGGACAGACGCCACGATCCTATCGACTTCGAGCTCGCTGAAGCGAGGTTCAAGCTTGTCGTCAGCTGCACAAACTCTGGCACCCTGGGGCAATAACAAACAACACTGTTCCTCGAAAATTGACTTGCACTTACGAGAAAAGGAGCAAGTCAATGAAACCATCCAATCAGTCACATCAAACAATTCTTGTCGTAGGCGGTACCGGAAAAACCGGGAAACGCGTCGTTGAACAGCTTAAAAGCATTGGTCATGAGGTTCGAGTTGGGTCCCGCTCAGCGATCCCGTCTTTTGATTGGGCCAACGAGAAAAGCTGGGACGCCTGCCTCACTGGCGTAACCTCAGCCTACATCACTTACTCACCTGACCTGGCAATGCCTGGCGCAACTGACGCTATCCAGGCGTTCGTTAGCCTGGCCAGACGCCGCGGAGTGAAGCGACTTGTGCTGTTATCAGGGCGTGGCGAAGCCGAGGCACAAGCCTGCGAAGACATTGTTCAGGAATCTGGCCTCGAATGGACGGTGGTCCGCGCAAGCTGGTTTAACCAGAACTTCTCTGAAGGCGCATTCATCGACATGGTGTTGAATGGCGCCATCACTCTGCCAGCCGGTGATCAGGTCGAGCCCTTCGTTGATGTCGATGACATCGCAGACGTGGCTGTTGCGGCCCTGACTCAGGACAGC from Marinobacter adhaerens HP15 encodes the following:
- a CDS encoding ACT domain-containing protein, which encodes MMRTEFLQELIKQLSPKLDSTTYVYCTVPKARYGELEHLNPIVSIAELEGLTLVIPLEQAKAEGLDYYRIFRRITLEGHSSLEALGLTSVVTSLLAERGITTNVIAGFYHDHMFVPSDRTEEAMKALKELANNPNG
- a CDS encoding AraC family transcriptional regulator, which encodes MSQITSLYVYKVAGQASPGVETRDLIRELGLPVDGPIDPTQMVSSAAYYGFFAELVDRDPDGVVLPLRIGAAMRSDEYGAFGLAWKSAPTLRGSFTRAERYGHVLGSAETYSLEKTEEGFLFNLEKAGDGSRGMLLSNEASMSAVTTISEEVSASRFVPMAIYFKHAPLGNTSVYESHFGCPVHFESGRDAMLVSNESIDTPNKLGDESIARFFDQHLELQLNSLKGDTELQQQVRRAVANVLSEGVPKLSRIASELKMGARTLQRRLSEQGYSFQTIVDMAQKDLAQRLLRETDYSLAEVAFLTGFAEQSGFTRAFKRWAGQTPRSYRLRAR
- a CDS encoding NAD(P)H-binding protein — translated: MKPSNQSHQTILVVGGTGKTGKRVVEQLKSIGHEVRVGSRSAIPSFDWANEKSWDACLTGVTSAYITYSPDLAMPGATDAIQAFVSLARRRGVKRLVLLSGRGEAEAQACEDIVQESGLEWTVVRASWFNQNFSEGAFIDMVLNGAITLPAGDQVEPFVDVDDIADVAVAALTQDSHSGRIYEVTGPRLMTFADVANDLSRATGREISFIDVPHKSFITEMENSGAPEDVVWMLDYLFATVLDGRNAHLTDGVQQALGRPPKDFATFAEEVANTGIWEER